In a genomic window of Zingiber officinale cultivar Zhangliang chromosome 9B, Zo_v1.1, whole genome shotgun sequence:
- the LOC122024644 gene encoding chaperone protein dnaJ 49-like isoform X1 has product MADSKDQALRAKEIAEKKLAENDLIGAKKFALEAQTLFPALEGLVQLTATLDVCIASQSKVDGEKDWHAILRVNSGADEDTVRKQYRKLALLLHPDKNKSAAAEDAFKLISQAWSVLSDKSRRTLEDSQEASQPNNKRAAAPGDANGSSKFSKRSKEPPASATFWTSCDRCGMQYEHLRVYLNLILLCLNCHASYVATAINPPSEFVSSEHTSLQSQPNLHCFQWGPSSSRTEGAASANVVEKAKRHGQRLERKNDVLKRKASAS; this is encoded by the coding sequence ATGGCAGATAGCAAGGATCAAGCCCTCAGGGCAAAAGAGATCGCCGAGAAGAAATTGGCCGAAAACGATCTCATCGGCGCCAAGAAATTTGCCCTGGAGGCCCAAACTCTCTTCCCGGCTCTCGAAGGCCTGGTTCAGTTGACTGCGACTCTCGACGTTTGCATTGCGTCTCAGAGCAAGGTTGACGGGGAGAAGGATTGGCACGCCATTCTCCGCGTGAACTCCGGAGCAGACGAAGACACAGTGAGGAAACAATACAGAAAGCTGGCTCTCCTGCTTCATCCCGACAAGAACAAATCTGCCGCTGCTGAAGATGCTTTCAAGCTGATTTCACAGGCATGGAGTGTGTTATCTGATAAGTCCAGGAGAACACTTGAGGACTCGCAGGAAGCTTCCCAACCAAACAACAAAAGAGCTGCTGCTCCTGGCGATGCCAATGGATCTTccaaattctccaagagaagcaAAGAGCCACCTGCAAGTGCAACATTTTGGACGTCGTGTGATAGGTGTGGAATGCAGTACGAGCATCTCAGAGTGTACCTTAATCTCATTCTTCTCTGCCTTAATTGCCATGCATCTTATGTAGCTACAGCGATAAACCCCCCTAGTGAATTTGTATCCTCAGAGCATACTTCTCTGCAGAGTCAACCAAACTTGCATTGTTTCCAATGGGGGCCTTCTTCTTCTAGAACTGAAGGAGCTGCAAGTGCAAATGTGGTAGAGAAGGCGAAGAGGCACGGGCAGCGGCTAGAAAGGAAGAATGATGTTCTAAAGAGAAAAGCTAGTGCATCCTGA
- the LOC122024644 gene encoding dnaJ homolog subfamily B member 5-like isoform X2, which produces MADSKDQALRAKEIAEKKLAENDLIGAKKFALEAQTLFPALEGLVQLTATLDVCIASQSKVDGEKDWHAILRVNSGADEDTVRKQYRKLALLLHPDKNKSAAAEDAFKLISQAWSVLSDKSRRTLEDSQEASQPNNKRAAAPGDANGSSKFSKRSKEPPASATFWTSCDRVNQTCIVSNGGLLLLELKELQVQMW; this is translated from the exons ATGGCAGATAGCAAGGATCAAGCCCTCAGGGCAAAAGAGATCGCCGAGAAGAAATTGGCCGAAAACGATCTCATCGGCGCCAAGAAATTTGCCCTGGAGGCCCAAACTCTCTTCCCGGCTCTCGAAGGCCTGGTTCAGTTGACTGCGACTCTCGACGTTTGCATTGCGTCTCAGAGCAAGGTTGACGGGGAGAAGGATTGGCACGCCATTCTCCGCGTGAACTCCGGAGCAGACGAAGACACAGTGAGGAAACAATACAGAAAGCTGGCTCTCCTGCTTCATCCCGACAAGAACAAATCTGCCGCTGCTGAAGATGCTTTCAAGCTGATTTCACAGGCATGGAGTGTGTTATCTGATAAGTCCAGGAGAACACTTGAGGACTCGCAGGAAGCTTCCCAACCAAACAACAAAAGAGCTGCTGCTCCTGGCGATGCCAATGGATCTTccaaattctccaagagaagcaAAGAGCCACCTGCAAGTGCAACATTTTGGACGTCGTGTGATAG AGTCAACCAAACTTGCATTGTTTCCAATGGGGGCCTTCTTCTTCTAGAACTGAAGGAGCTGCAAGTGCAAATGTGGTAG
- the LOC122023671 gene encoding bidirectional sugar transporter SWEET14-like — translation MVYLAPLPTFYRVYRMRSTEGFQSVPYVVALFSAMLWIYYAIVKTDATLLITINAFGCFIETFYTAIYLIYAPRAMRVSTLLIIFLLNVVSFGSIILITQLAFHGPERVKVIGWICVGFSISVFAAPLSIIRLVVRTRSVEYMPFYLSLFLTISAVAWFAYGLLIRDLYVLLPNILGLIFGATQMVLYVIVSTRQLPTLDPTMPEHVIAITVVPLNSTLGIEPNQFENRFEMIECNHENSCSADKANHDDTGKAATEDISSGMNGGA, via the exons ATGGTTTATCTTGCTCCACT TCCAACATTCTACCGTGTGTATAGAATGAGATCAACGGAGGGGTTTCAGTCAGTTCCATATGTGGTTGCCTTGTTCAGTGCCATGCTGTGGATTTACTATGCTATCGTAAAAACTGACGCAACACTTCTCATCACCATTAATGCATTTGGGTGCTTCATTGAGACATTTTACACTGCAATATACCTCATATATGCTCCCAGAGCCATGAGG GTCTCCACTTTGCTAATCATCTTCTTATTAAATGTGGTTTCATTCGGTTCAATCATCTTAATAACACAACTTGCTTTTCACGGCCCCGAGCGAGTAAAAGTTATAGGTTGGATCTGTGTGGGATTCTCCATTAGCGTCTTTGCTGCACCCCTGAGCATCATT AGGCTTGTCGTGCGGACTAGGAGCGTGGAGTACATGCCGTTCTACCTCTCACTATTCCTCACAATTAGTGCTGTCGCTTGGTTTGCTTATGGCCTCCTCATTCGTGACTTATACGTCTTG CTTCCAAACATTTTGGGACTCATATTTGGCGCAACACAGATGGTGTTGTATGTGATCGTCTCCACCAGGCAATTGCCCACTCTGGACCCAACCATGCCGGAGCATGTGATTGCCATCACAGTTGTTCCTCTTAATTCCACTCTTGGCATTGAACCGAACCAATTCGAAAACCGATTCGAAATGATTGAATGCAATCACGAGAACAGTTGCTCAGCAGATAAGGCAAATCATGACGACACAGGAAAAGCGGCGACTGAGGATATATCTTCAGGGATGAATGGAGGAGCTTAG